One Chanodichthys erythropterus isolate Z2021 chromosome 10, ASM2448905v1, whole genome shotgun sequence DNA segment encodes these proteins:
- the LOC137027891 gene encoding CD48 antigen-like isoform X2 — MIHKSFFFCLWIWFSRGETDEVKSVSVTEGDSVTLNTDVTEIQSKDHILWVYRLNSSDIRIAEIHKQSIDMYDSSVMFGDRLRMDTQSGSLTIRNIRTTDSGLYKLSIFSRSSSYRSFSVNVYAHLPIPVIRDSSNCSSSSSSRSSVSRCSLVCSAVNVSHVTLSWYKGNSLLSSISVSDLSISLSLPLEVENQDNNTYSCVLNNPISNQTKHLNVTRLCQTQTCSELKSSHWVGILVSLVILAVLAVPAIIFFRRKSKQEQPQNVPTCEEEVCYTETTFRARSVHSTVRHCISVCRNLSFYHRRSEKSRLRLCVKAVAVSSCADKANGEDHVIYSSINVT; from the exons ATGATTCATAAATCTTTTTTCTTCTGCCTGTGGATTTGGTTCTCACGTG gTGAAACAGATGAAGTGAAGTCAGTGTCAGTGACTGAAGGAGATTCTGTCACTCTAAACACTGATGTTACTGAAATACAGAGTAAAGATCATATACTGTGGGTTTATAGACTTAACAGTTCAGACATTCGTATAGCTGAAATCCATAAGCAGAGCATTGATATGTATGACAGTAGTGTAATGTTTGGAGACAGACTGAGAATGGACACACAgtctggatctctgaccatcagaAACATCAGAACCACAGACTCTGGACTTTATAAACTGAGCATCTTCAGCAGAAGTAGCTCCTACAGGAGTTTCAGTGTTAATGTCTATG CTCATCTACCCATTCCTGTCATCAGAGACTCTTCAAActgttcatcatcatcatcatcaagaTCATCAGTGTCCAGATGTTCACtggtgtgttcagctgtgaatgtgagtcatgtgactctctcctggtacaaaggaaacagtttattgtccagcatcagtgtgtctgatctcagcatcagtctctctctacctctggaggtggaaAATCAGGATAACaacacctacagctgtgtgctgaacaatccTATCAGCAACCAGACCAAACATCTCAATGTCACTCGACTCTGTCAGACTCAAACATGTTCAG AACTGAAGTCATCACATTGGGTGGGAATATTAGTTAGTTTAGTGATACTGGCTGTATTAGCTGTGCCGGCAATAATCTTTTTCAGAAGGAAGAGCAAACAAGAACAACCACAAAATG tcCCGACTTGTGAGGAAGAGGTATGTTATACCGAAACAACATTTCGTGCTCGCAGTGTTCACAGTACGGTAAGACACTGTATATCTGTGTGCAGAAACCTCAGCTTTTACCACAGACGCTCAGAAAAGAGCCGTTTGCGCTTATGTGTCAAAGCAGTAGCTGTGTCATCCTGTGCTGAT aaAGCTAATGGAGAAGACCACGTGATATACTCAAGTATTAATGTAACTTGA
- the LOC137027891 gene encoding natural killer cell receptor 2B4-like isoform X4, with protein MIHKSFFFCLWIWFSRGETDEVKSVSVTEGDSVTLNTDVTEIQSKDHILWVYRLNSSDIRIAEIHKQSIDMYDSSVMFGDRLRMDTQSGSLTIRNIRTTDSGLYKLSIFSRSSSYRSFSVNVYAHLPIPVIRDSSNCSSSSSSRSSVSRCSLVCSAVNVSHVTLSWYKGNSLLSSISVSDLSISLSLPLEVENQDNNTYSCVLNNPISNQTKHLNVTRLCQTQTCSELKSSHWVGILVSLVILAVLAVPAIIFFRRKSKQEQPQNVPTCEEEKANGEDHVIYSSINVT; from the exons ATGATTCATAAATCTTTTTTCTTCTGCCTGTGGATTTGGTTCTCACGTG gTGAAACAGATGAAGTGAAGTCAGTGTCAGTGACTGAAGGAGATTCTGTCACTCTAAACACTGATGTTACTGAAATACAGAGTAAAGATCATATACTGTGGGTTTATAGACTTAACAGTTCAGACATTCGTATAGCTGAAATCCATAAGCAGAGCATTGATATGTATGACAGTAGTGTAATGTTTGGAGACAGACTGAGAATGGACACACAgtctggatctctgaccatcagaAACATCAGAACCACAGACTCTGGACTTTATAAACTGAGCATCTTCAGCAGAAGTAGCTCCTACAGGAGTTTCAGTGTTAATGTCTATG CTCATCTACCCATTCCTGTCATCAGAGACTCTTCAAActgttcatcatcatcatcatcaagaTCATCAGTGTCCAGATGTTCACtggtgtgttcagctgtgaatgtgagtcatgtgactctctcctggtacaaaggaaacagtttattgtccagcatcagtgtgtctgatctcagcatcagtctctctctacctctggaggtggaaAATCAGGATAACaacacctacagctgtgtgctgaacaatccTATCAGCAACCAGACCAAACATCTCAATGTCACTCGACTCTGTCAGACTCAAACATGTTCAG AACTGAAGTCATCACATTGGGTGGGAATATTAGTTAGTTTAGTGATACTGGCTGTATTAGCTGTGCCGGCAATAATCTTTTTCAGAAGGAAGAGCAAACAAGAACAACCACAAAATG tcCCGACTTGTGAGGAAGAG aaAGCTAATGGAGAAGACCACGTGATATACTCAAGTATTAATGTAACTTGA
- the LOC137027891 gene encoding CD48 antigen-like isoform X3 → MIHKSFFFCLWIWFSRGETDEVKSVSVTEGDSVTLNTDVTEIQSKDHILWVYRLNSSDIRIAEIHKQSIDMYDSSVMFGDRLRMDTQSGSLTIRNIRTTDSGLYKLSIFSRSSSYRSFSVNVYAHLPIPVIRDSSNCSSSSSSRSSVSRCSLVCSAVNVSHVTLSWYKGNSLLSSISVSDLSISLSLPLEVENQDNNTYSCVLNNPISNQTKHLNVTRLCQTQTCSELKSSHWVGILVSLVILAVLAVPAIIFFRRKSKQEQPQNVPTCEEEVCYTETTFRARSVHSTKANGEDHVIYSSINVT, encoded by the exons ATGATTCATAAATCTTTTTTCTTCTGCCTGTGGATTTGGTTCTCACGTG gTGAAACAGATGAAGTGAAGTCAGTGTCAGTGACTGAAGGAGATTCTGTCACTCTAAACACTGATGTTACTGAAATACAGAGTAAAGATCATATACTGTGGGTTTATAGACTTAACAGTTCAGACATTCGTATAGCTGAAATCCATAAGCAGAGCATTGATATGTATGACAGTAGTGTAATGTTTGGAGACAGACTGAGAATGGACACACAgtctggatctctgaccatcagaAACATCAGAACCACAGACTCTGGACTTTATAAACTGAGCATCTTCAGCAGAAGTAGCTCCTACAGGAGTTTCAGTGTTAATGTCTATG CTCATCTACCCATTCCTGTCATCAGAGACTCTTCAAActgttcatcatcatcatcatcaagaTCATCAGTGTCCAGATGTTCACtggtgtgttcagctgtgaatgtgagtcatgtgactctctcctggtacaaaggaaacagtttattgtccagcatcagtgtgtctgatctcagcatcagtctctctctacctctggaggtggaaAATCAGGATAACaacacctacagctgtgtgctgaacaatccTATCAGCAACCAGACCAAACATCTCAATGTCACTCGACTCTGTCAGACTCAAACATGTTCAG AACTGAAGTCATCACATTGGGTGGGAATATTAGTTAGTTTAGTGATACTGGCTGTATTAGCTGTGCCGGCAATAATCTTTTTCAGAAGGAAGAGCAAACAAGAACAACCACAAAATG tcCCGACTTGTGAGGAAGAGGTATGTTATACCGAAACAACATTTCGTGCTCGCAGTGTTCACAGTACG aaAGCTAATGGAGAAGACCACGTGATATACTCAAGTATTAATGTAACTTGA
- the LOC137027891 gene encoding natural killer cell receptor 2B4-like isoform X5 yields the protein MIHKSFFFCLWIWFSRGETDEVKSVSVTEGDSVTLNTDVTEIQSKDHILWVYRLNSSDIRIAEIHKQSIDMYDSSVMFGDRLRMDTQSGSLTIRNIRTTDSGLYKLSIFSRSSSYRSFSVNVYAHLPIPVIRDSSNCSSSSSSRSSVSRCSLVCSAVNVSHVTLSWYKGNSLLSSISVSDLSISLSLPLEVENQDNNTYSCVLNNPISNQTKHLNVTRLCQTQTCSELKSSHWVGILVSLVILAVLAVPAIIFFRRKSKQEQPQNES from the exons ATGATTCATAAATCTTTTTTCTTCTGCCTGTGGATTTGGTTCTCACGTG gTGAAACAGATGAAGTGAAGTCAGTGTCAGTGACTGAAGGAGATTCTGTCACTCTAAACACTGATGTTACTGAAATACAGAGTAAAGATCATATACTGTGGGTTTATAGACTTAACAGTTCAGACATTCGTATAGCTGAAATCCATAAGCAGAGCATTGATATGTATGACAGTAGTGTAATGTTTGGAGACAGACTGAGAATGGACACACAgtctggatctctgaccatcagaAACATCAGAACCACAGACTCTGGACTTTATAAACTGAGCATCTTCAGCAGAAGTAGCTCCTACAGGAGTTTCAGTGTTAATGTCTATG CTCATCTACCCATTCCTGTCATCAGAGACTCTTCAAActgttcatcatcatcatcatcaagaTCATCAGTGTCCAGATGTTCACtggtgtgttcagctgtgaatgtgagtcatgtgactctctcctggtacaaaggaaacagtttattgtccagcatcagtgtgtctgatctcagcatcagtctctctctacctctggaggtggaaAATCAGGATAACaacacctacagctgtgtgctgaacaatccTATCAGCAACCAGACCAAACATCTCAATGTCACTCGACTCTGTCAGACTCAAACATGTTCAG AACTGAAGTCATCACATTGGGTGGGAATATTAGTTAGTTTAGTGATACTGGCTGTATTAGCTGTGCCGGCAATAATCTTTTTCAGAAGGAAGAGCAAACAAGAACAACCACAAAATG aaAGCTAA
- the LOC137027891 gene encoding CD48 antigen-like isoform X1 encodes MIHKSFFFCLWIWFSRGETDEVKSVSVTEGDSVTLNTDVTEIQSKDHILWVYRLNSSDIRIAEIHKQSIDMYDSSVMFGDRLRMDTQSGSLTIRNIRTTDSGLYKLSIFSRSSSYRSFSVNVYAHLPIPVIRDSSNCSSSSSSRSSVSRCSLVCSAVNVSHVTLSWYKGNSLLSSISVSDLSISLSLPLEVENQDNNTYSCVLNNPISNQTKHLNVTRLCQTQTCSELKSSHWVGILVSLVILAVLAVPAIIFFRRKSKQEQPQNVPTCEEEVCYTETTFRARSVHSTVRHCISVCRNLSFYHRRSEKSRLRLCVKAVAVSSCADVSVHTFYLHNVALDKQDIFKQIKALYFA; translated from the exons ATGATTCATAAATCTTTTTTCTTCTGCCTGTGGATTTGGTTCTCACGTG gTGAAACAGATGAAGTGAAGTCAGTGTCAGTGACTGAAGGAGATTCTGTCACTCTAAACACTGATGTTACTGAAATACAGAGTAAAGATCATATACTGTGGGTTTATAGACTTAACAGTTCAGACATTCGTATAGCTGAAATCCATAAGCAGAGCATTGATATGTATGACAGTAGTGTAATGTTTGGAGACAGACTGAGAATGGACACACAgtctggatctctgaccatcagaAACATCAGAACCACAGACTCTGGACTTTATAAACTGAGCATCTTCAGCAGAAGTAGCTCCTACAGGAGTTTCAGTGTTAATGTCTATG CTCATCTACCCATTCCTGTCATCAGAGACTCTTCAAActgttcatcatcatcatcatcaagaTCATCAGTGTCCAGATGTTCACtggtgtgttcagctgtgaatgtgagtcatgtgactctctcctggtacaaaggaaacagtttattgtccagcatcagtgtgtctgatctcagcatcagtctctctctacctctggaggtggaaAATCAGGATAACaacacctacagctgtgtgctgaacaatccTATCAGCAACCAGACCAAACATCTCAATGTCACTCGACTCTGTCAGACTCAAACATGTTCAG AACTGAAGTCATCACATTGGGTGGGAATATTAGTTAGTTTAGTGATACTGGCTGTATTAGCTGTGCCGGCAATAATCTTTTTCAGAAGGAAGAGCAAACAAGAACAACCACAAAATG tcCCGACTTGTGAGGAAGAGGTATGTTATACCGAAACAACATTTCGTGCTCGCAGTGTTCACAGTACGGTAAGACACTGTATATCTGTGTGCAGAAACCTCAGCTTTTACCACAGACGCTCAGAAAAGAGCCGTTTGCGCTTATGTGTCAAAGCAGTAGCTGTGTCATCCTGTGCTGATGTAAGCGTTCATACTTTTTATTTGCATAATGTGGCCTTAGACAAGCAAGATATTTTTAAGCAAATTAAAGCGCTCTATTTTGCTTAA